A stretch of Odocoileus virginianus isolate 20LAN1187 ecotype Illinois chromosome 31, Ovbor_1.2, whole genome shotgun sequence DNA encodes these proteins:
- the PHYHIP gene encoding phytanoyl-CoA hydroxylase-interacting protein, which translates to MELLSTPHSIEVNNITCDSFRISWAMENSDLERVTHYFIDLNKKENKNSNKFKHRDVPTKLVAKAVPLPMTVRGHWFLSPRTEYSVAVQTAVKQSDGEYLVSGWSETVEFCTGDYAKEHLAQLQEKAEQIAGRMLRFSVFYRNHHKEYFQHARTHCGNMLQPYLKDNSGSHGSPTSGMLHGVFFSCNTEFNTGQPPQDSPYGRWRFQIPAQRLFNPSTNLYFADFYCMYTAYHYAILVLAPKGSLGDRFCRDRLPLLDIACNKFLTCSVEDGELVFRHAQDLILEIIYTEPVDLSLGTLGEISGHQLMSLSTADAKKDPSCKTCNISVGR; encoded by the exons ATGGAGCTGCTGTCCACGCCCCACAGCATCGAGGTCAACAATATCACCTGCGACTCATTCCGCATCTCCTGGGCCATGGAGAACAGCGACCTGGAGAGGGTCACCCACTACTTCATCGATCTGAACAAGAAGGAGAATAAGAACTCGAACAAGTTTAAACACAGG GATGTCCCCACCAAGCTTGTTGCCAAGGCTGTACCACTGCCCATGACAGTGAGGGGCCACTGGTTCCTGAGTCCCCGCACCGAGTACAGTGTGGCGGTGCAGACTGCCGTGAAGCAGAGCGACGGCGAGTACCTGGTGTCTGGATGGAGCGAGACGGTCGAGTTCTGCACTGGGG ATTATGCCAAGGAGCACCTGGCCCAGCTACAGGAGAAGGCTGAGCAGATCGCAGGCCGCATGCTCCGCTTCTCTGTCTTCTACCGCAACCATCACAAGGAGTACTTCCAGCATGCCAG GACCCACTGCGGGAACATGCTGCAACCCTACCTGAAGGACAACAGCGGCAGCCACGGCTCCCCGACCAGCGGCATGCTCCACGGCGTCTTCTTCAGCTGCAACACAGAATTCAACACCGGCCAGCCCCCGCAGGACTCCCCCTACGGCCGCTGGCGCTTCCAGATCCCCGCCCAGCGCCTCTTCAACCCCAGCACCAACCTCTACTTTGCGGACTTCTACTGTATGTACACGGCCTACCACTACGCCATCCTGGTGTTGGCCCCCAAGGGTTCCCTGGGGGACCGCTTCTGCCGCGACCGTCTGCCTCTCCTGGACATTGCCTGCAACAAGTTCCTGACCTGCAGCGTGGAGGACGGGGAGCTGGTCTTCCGCCATGCCCAGGACCTCATCCTGGAGATCATCTACACCGAGCCGGTCGACCTGTCCCTGGGTACCCTGGGGGAGATCAGCGGGCACCAGCTGATGAGCCTGTCTACCGCCGACGCCAAGAAGGACCCCAGCTGCAAGACCTGCAACATCAGCGTGGGCCGCTAG